In one window of Flavobacterium ginsengisoli DNA:
- a CDS encoding aspartate/glutamate racemase family protein, whose amino-acid sequence MRKIGLIGGISWVSTSDYYTLINKGINEKLGGLNFSECLIYSFNYADIKKNNDANDWDSTFNMLFKAAEVLKSGGAEAILLCANTMHLIADRLQQAIDIPLIHIAEETAIEIQKKEIKKVGLLGTKFTMELDFFKDKLAEKGIETIIPNSEADKDFIHYTIFEELGRGIATEETKKRYLEIANELIKNGAEGIILGCTEIPLVIKEGDLNVPIFDTTLIHTQASN is encoded by the coding sequence ATGAGGAAAATTGGGCTTATTGGTGGAATCAGCTGGGTTTCTACTTCTGATTATTATACTTTAATTAATAAAGGAATTAATGAAAAACTCGGTGGACTGAATTTCTCTGAATGTCTAATTTACTCTTTTAATTATGCCGATATTAAAAAGAATAACGATGCCAACGATTGGGATTCTACTTTTAATATGCTTTTTAAAGCTGCAGAAGTATTAAAATCGGGTGGGGCAGAAGCGATTCTTTTATGCGCCAATACGATGCATTTAATTGCTGATAGATTACAGCAAGCTATTGATATTCCTCTTATTCATATTGCAGAAGAAACAGCAATTGAAATCCAAAAGAAAGAAATAAAAAAGGTAGGTTTGTTAGGGACAAAGTTTACTATGGAATTAGATTTCTTTAAAGACAAACTTGCTGAAAAAGGAATTGAAACTATAATTCCAAATTCGGAAGCTGATAAAGATTTTATCCATTATACCATTTTTGAAGAACTTGGAAGAGGAATTGCAACCGAAGAAACAAAAAAGCGTTATCTAGAAATTGCAAATGAATTGATTAAAAATGGAGCTGAAGGGATTATTTTAGGATGTACTGAAATTCCGTTGGTAATAAAAGAAGGCGACTTAAACGTTCCAATTTTTGAT
- a CDS encoding THUMP domain-containing class I SAM-dependent RNA methyltransferase, with protein sequence MEENFKMIAKCFFGFEEILEKELRTLGAQDVEKGVRMVSFKGDKGFMYKANLSLRTALKVLKPIYFFRANNEQALYKGISGLNWSKYLNANQTFVIDTTVHSTYFNHSEFVSQKCKDAIVDQFRERTGQRPSIDKQHPDLRINIHIDRDQVSVALDTSGASLHQRGYRTATNIAPINEVLAAGILLLSGWDGQSHFLDPMCGSGTFLAEAAMIACNIPANINRKEFAFEKWKDWDNDLFDTIVDSLMKKTREFHFTIKGFDKAPSAVSKAKDNIRNANLEDYVTVFEENFFDTEKETEGKLHIVFNPPYDERLDIHMERFYASIGDTLKKNYPGTDAWFITANLEALKFVGLKPSRKIKLFNASLEARLVKYEMYEGSKRTKFQV encoded by the coding sequence ATGGAAGAAAATTTTAAAATGATTGCCAAATGTTTTTTTGGCTTTGAAGAAATATTAGAAAAAGAATTACGCACACTTGGCGCTCAGGATGTTGAAAAAGGTGTGAGAATGGTGAGCTTTAAAGGTGATAAAGGTTTTATGTATAAAGCCAATTTGTCTTTGCGTACAGCTCTTAAAGTTTTAAAGCCAATTTATTTTTTTAGAGCTAATAATGAGCAAGCTTTGTACAAGGGAATTTCTGGGTTAAACTGGTCTAAATATTTAAATGCTAATCAAACTTTTGTGATCGATACTACAGTGCATTCTACTTATTTCAATCATTCTGAATTTGTTTCTCAGAAATGTAAAGATGCGATTGTAGATCAGTTTAGAGAAAGAACAGGACAACGTCCGAGTATTGATAAACAGCATCCAGATTTGCGTATTAATATTCATATTGATAGAGATCAGGTTTCTGTAGCTTTAGATACTTCTGGAGCATCGCTTCATCAGCGTGGCTATAGAACTGCTACCAATATTGCGCCTATTAATGAGGTGTTGGCTGCTGGAATTCTTTTATTATCGGGTTGGGATGGACAAAGTCATTTCCTTGATCCAATGTGTGGTTCTGGAACTTTTTTGGCAGAAGCCGCTATGATTGCTTGCAATATTCCAGCAAACATCAACAGAAAAGAATTTGCTTTCGAAAAATGGAAAGATTGGGATAATGATCTATTTGATACAATTGTAGATAGTTTAATGAAAAAGACAAGAGAGTTTCATTTTACAATTAAAGGTTTTGATAAAGCGCCAAGTGCGGTTAGCAAAGCCAAAGACAATATCAGAAATGCCAATTTGGAGGATTATGTAACTGTTTTTGAAGAGAACTTCTTTGACACGGAAAAAGAAACAGAAGGTAAACTTCATATCGTTTTTAATCCGCCTTATGATGAGCGTTTAGATATTCACATGGAAAGATTTTATGCTAGTATTGGAGATACTTTGAAGAAAAATTATCCAGGTACAGACGCTTGGTTTATAACAGCCAATCTAGAAGCGTTAAAATTTGTTGGATTAAAACCTTCAAGAAAAATCAAACTTTTTAATGCAAGTCTTGAAGCTCGTTTGGTAAAATACGAAATGTACGAAGGAAGTAAAAGAACAAAATTTCAGGTCTAA
- a CDS encoding class I SAM-dependent methyltransferase: MSEKHNAPIQNQEDDNQNWYSSWFDTPYYHILYKDRNYREAQVFMDNLTHYLNLPEKAKVLDLACGKGRHSIYLNQLGYDVLGADLSENSIAEASKNSNETLHFKVHDMREPFEEKFDAIFNLFTSFGYFESDDDNLTTLKAIKESLSEYGFAVIDFMNVPNVIENLVPEEIKTVDEIDFHIKRYLEDGHIFKEIDFEDQGRKYHFTEKVKALTLKDFQDLMDEAGIFLLDIFGDYKLKKFHKTESERLIMIFK, from the coding sequence ATGTCTGAAAAACATAACGCACCAATCCAGAATCAAGAAGACGACAATCAAAACTGGTATTCTTCGTGGTTTGACACGCCATATTATCACATTCTTTATAAGGATCGTAATTATCGTGAAGCTCAGGTTTTCATGGACAATTTAACGCATTATCTTAATTTGCCTGAGAAAGCAAAAGTATTGGATTTAGCATGCGGAAAAGGCCGTCATTCTATTTATTTAAATCAATTGGGCTACGATGTTTTGGGAGCAGATTTGTCTGAAAATAGCATTGCCGAAGCTAGCAAAAACAGCAACGAAACACTTCATTTTAAAGTGCACGATATGCGCGAACCTTTTGAAGAAAAATTTGATGCTATTTTTAATCTTTTTACCAGTTTCGGTTACTTCGAAAGCGACGACGACAACCTAACAACTTTAAAAGCAATTAAAGAAAGTTTATCTGAATACGGCTTTGCAGTCATTGACTTTATGAACGTGCCAAACGTTATTGAAAATCTTGTTCCTGAAGAAATAAAAACGGTTGATGAAATAGATTTTCACATCAAAAGATATCTTGAAGATGGTCATATCTTTAAAGAAATTGATTTTGAAGACCAAGGCAGAAAATATCATTTTACAGAAAAAGTAAAAGCACTAACTTTGAAAGACTTTCAAGATTTAATGGACGAAGCTGGAATTTTCCTTCTAGACATTTTTGGAGACTATAAACTCAAAAAATTCCATAAAACCGAAAGCGAAAGATTAATCATGATTTTTAAGTAA
- a CDS encoding ZIP family metal transporter has translation MNYLLPLFSVLLGYGIALFIKPENKNNLKLLLAFSGSFLLSLTVMHLLPDVYESHNHNIGIFIMVGILFQIVLEFFSKGAEHGHVHGHAKMSQIPWLLFISLCIHAFLEGFPVSHHHGLAVGIAIHHLPIAVILTTFFINADLNKKAIFVFMLTFALMTPLGTVASEYLPFLSKYYTEITAIVIGILFHISSTIIFESGEGHKFNVAKVSMIVLGILLAFFLK, from the coding sequence ATGAACTATTTATTACCCTTATTTTCTGTACTTTTAGGATATGGCATAGCTTTATTCATAAAACCAGAAAACAAAAATAATTTAAAATTACTACTCGCATTTAGCGGTTCTTTTTTATTGTCGTTAACCGTAATGCATCTTCTACCAGATGTTTACGAATCGCACAATCATAATATCGGAATCTTTATAATGGTCGGAATTTTATTTCAGATCGTACTCGAATTTTTCTCAAAAGGTGCCGAACACGGACACGTTCACGGACATGCAAAAATGTCTCAAATTCCGTGGCTTTTGTTTATCAGTCTTTGCATTCATGCCTTTTTAGAAGGTTTTCCGGTTAGTCATCATCATGGTTTAGCAGTCGGAATTGCCATTCACCATTTGCCAATTGCGGTTATTTTAACGACATTTTTCATTAATGCCGATTTAAATAAAAAAGCCATTTTTGTCTTCATGCTGACTTTTGCACTCATGACACCGTTAGGAACTGTAGCTTCAGAATATTTGCCTTTTTTAAGTAAATATTACACCGAAATAACAGCAATCGTAATCGGAATTTTATTCCATATTTCATCAACAATCATTTTTGAAAGCGGCGAAGGACATAAATTCAATGTTGCAAAAGTTTCTATGATTGTACTAGGAATTTTATTGGCATTCTTTTTAAAATAA
- a CDS encoding TonB-dependent receptor domain-containing protein, protein MKKLNLLILLLLPLFCLAQSTLKGKVASETKSLEWAEISIVNMEGKIIDGTTTKEDGSFEVNLKNGFYKIEISLLGFTAYEKEISLEKNTDLGTIVLKENETKLVEVVVQSKKKTIEQKTDRLVYNLENNVTTTGGDALSAINTAPGVVVKNDVITILGKGTSRVMIDGRLIELTGEELNNFLKSISVADIKNIEVISNPPAKYEADGTGGLINIIMKKGVRDSWKNSTTVSYDQNKYGIYTLRDNFFYSKNKFRFSASVNGRTGYKNSIENLDMYFPDGLSKMDADTKVKNESFSGKLALDYDLSKRTTIGFQFMNDRNNPDFGSDIRIEKYNIENELQNVTLNKSFTDKGSKNQTYNAHLITKLDSLNRKLSFDVDYFNYNSKFDRDFIANNYNSDMEFIDINQAGRNISNQDIDNWSFKADMEHPFQAFNLSYGAKMSFTNSISDVVFYNTITGIPELDLSQSNRFKYTENNQAVYINGDKKINEKWSLQMGLRLENTQTNGFSETMNQENVNDYLKLFPTFYASYKKNDNNTFSLNYGKRINRPRFDLLNPFRVYINSNSYSEGNPFLKPSFSDNFELAHSYKEVLRTSIFVNAITNGYGVVFTSNPETNTQIVTRENYYKGLNYGLGETYSATLADWWQSENTLYFLGSETKFIKDINATPSNSLQIDFTTNNTFVLGKNTKLQVDFNYSSPFKSGLYEVGYVSSFDIGFKQDLLNKTLQIAFLANDIFNTSYLKDFTSVVNGVKQVYSQNESNRFVRLSVIYNFGNKKINVKERNFGNQEERKRAN, encoded by the coding sequence ATGAAAAAATTAAATCTCCTAATCTTATTACTATTGCCTTTATTTTGTTTAGCGCAATCAACATTAAAAGGAAAAGTAGCTAGCGAAACCAAATCTTTAGAATGGGCCGAAATTTCGATAGTAAATATGGAAGGAAAAATTATTGATGGAACTACAACTAAAGAAGATGGCTCTTTTGAAGTAAATCTTAAAAATGGATTTTATAAAATTGAAATTAGCCTTTTAGGTTTTACTGCTTATGAAAAAGAAATTTCTTTAGAAAAAAATACAGATTTAGGAACTATTGTTCTCAAAGAGAACGAAACCAAATTGGTCGAAGTTGTGGTTCAGTCTAAAAAGAAGACTATCGAACAGAAAACAGATCGTTTGGTTTACAACCTAGAAAATAATGTAACAACAACTGGCGGAGATGCGTTAAGTGCCATTAATACAGCGCCTGGAGTTGTAGTTAAAAATGATGTAATAACCATTTTAGGAAAAGGAACTTCGCGTGTTATGATCGACGGACGTTTGATTGAATTGACTGGTGAAGAATTGAATAATTTCTTGAAATCTATTTCGGTCGCTGACATTAAAAATATTGAAGTGATAAGCAATCCGCCTGCAAAATATGAAGCCGATGGAACAGGAGGTTTGATTAATATTATTATGAAAAAAGGAGTTCGCGATTCATGGAAAAATTCGACTACAGTTTCTTACGACCAGAATAAATACGGAATTTATACTTTGAGAGATAATTTCTTCTACAGCAAAAATAAGTTTAGATTTTCAGCAAGTGTGAATGGCAGAACAGGATATAAAAATTCTATAGAAAACCTAGATATGTATTTTCCTGACGGTCTTTCAAAAATGGATGCCGATACAAAAGTTAAAAACGAGAGTTTTTCAGGAAAATTAGCTTTAGATTACGATTTGTCTAAACGCACAACAATTGGTTTTCAGTTTATGAATGACAGAAATAATCCTGATTTTGGATCGGATATTAGAATCGAAAAATATAATATAGAAAACGAATTGCAGAATGTAACATTAAATAAAAGTTTTACAGATAAAGGTTCTAAAAATCAAACGTATAATGCGCATTTGATTACCAAATTAGATTCTTTAAATAGAAAATTATCTTTTGATGTGGATTATTTCAATTATAATTCAAAATTCGATAGAGATTTTATAGCGAACAATTATAATTCAGATATGGAATTTATCGATATCAATCAGGCAGGACGAAATATTTCGAATCAAGATATTGATAACTGGAGTTTTAAGGCAGATATGGAACATCCGTTTCAAGCTTTTAATTTGTCTTATGGAGCAAAAATGAGCTTTACAAATAGTATAAGCGATGTGGTTTTTTATAATACAATTACAGGAATACCAGAATTAGATCTTAGTCAGTCAAATCGATTTAAATACACTGAGAATAATCAGGCTGTTTATATTAACGGAGATAAAAAAATAAATGAAAAGTGGAGTTTGCAAATGGGTTTAAGACTTGAAAATACGCAGACTAACGGATTTTCTGAAACGATGAATCAGGAAAATGTAAATGATTATTTAAAGCTATTTCCAACTTTTTATGCTTCGTACAAAAAGAATGACAACAATACTTTTAGTTTGAATTATGGAAAGAGAATCAATAGACCGCGTTTTGATTTGCTGAATCCGTTTAGAGTTTATATTAATAGCAATAGTTATTCTGAAGGAAATCCGTTTTTAAAGCCTTCATTTAGTGATAATTTTGAATTGGCGCATTCTTATAAAGAGGTTTTAAGAACAAGTATTTTTGTAAACGCTATTACAAACGGATACGGGGTTGTTTTTACTTCAAATCCAGAAACGAATACGCAGATTGTAACTCGCGAAAACTATTATAAAGGCTTAAATTATGGTTTAGGCGAAACTTATTCGGCAACTTTGGCAGATTGGTGGCAAAGTGAAAATACCTTATACTTTTTGGGTTCAGAAACAAAGTTTATAAAAGATATTAATGCAACGCCATCAAACAGTTTACAAATTGATTTTACAACGAATAATACTTTCGTTTTAGGAAAAAACACGAAACTTCAAGTTGATTTTAATTATAGTTCGCCTTTTAAAAGTGGTTTGTATGAGGTTGGTTATGTTTCAAGTTTTGATATTGGTTTCAAACAGGATTTGTTGAATAAAACACTTCAGATTGCATTCTTGGCCAATGATATTTTTAATACTTCTTATTTAAAAGATTTTACTTCGGTTGTAAATGGCGTGAAACAGGTTTATAGTCAAAATGAAAGCAATCGTTTTGTGCGTTTGTCTGTGATTTACAATTTCGGAAATAAAAAAATTAACGTGAAGGAGCGTAATTTTGGAAATCAAGAGGAGAGAAAGAGAGCTAACTAA
- a CDS encoding helix-turn-helix domain-containing protein, which yields MYLYTEDHRNLEIFRSTFCLLGMPSFYLYVLAVCYSDFRLKWKHLVHVLPFVIVNLIFIPRIYSSINEGSFIGPLNSMSEIYFIQILIEFQYVFYIVSVFLILKKYKEIYLENYANPSISAYKFLFQMTCVFLIAHSIVALKNVLRYSGFREIFLWANVLVGTIALFITCWFIMKALKHPELFRGVNSKLVLTKDILPEIEEKPETVNKQNDLIGTQIATLKQYMTEKEPFLDPSLTIQELANQINIPVRDLSILINHHIDQHFFDFVNEYRIQKAMHILKDQTKSQLTVLEILYEVGFNSKSSFNTSFKKYTNLTPTAYRKG from the coding sequence ATGTACTTATATACAGAAGATCATCGAAATCTGGAAATTTTCAGATCGACATTCTGTTTATTAGGAATGCCATCGTTCTACTTGTATGTATTGGCGGTTTGTTATTCTGATTTTCGCCTAAAATGGAAACATTTGGTTCATGTGCTTCCTTTTGTAATTGTTAATTTAATTTTTATACCCAGAATATATTCAAGTATAAACGAAGGAAGTTTTATTGGGCCACTAAATTCAATGTCTGAGATTTATTTTATTCAGATTTTAATCGAATTTCAATATGTCTTTTATATTGTAAGTGTATTTTTAATTCTAAAAAAATATAAAGAAATCTATCTGGAAAATTACGCCAATCCAAGTATTTCGGCTTATAAATTTCTTTTTCAAATGACGTGCGTATTTCTAATCGCACATTCTATTGTAGCTTTAAAAAATGTACTGCGATACAGCGGTTTTAGAGAAATTTTTCTATGGGCAAACGTATTGGTTGGAACAATAGCGCTATTTATAACTTGCTGGTTTATAATGAAAGCATTGAAACATCCAGAACTTTTTAGAGGTGTAAATTCTAAATTAGTATTAACGAAAGATATTCTTCCAGAAATTGAAGAAAAGCCAGAAACAGTCAATAAACAAAATGATTTGATCGGCACTCAAATAGCTACATTAAAACAATATATGACAGAGAAAGAACCCTTTCTTGATCCGTCGCTTACCATTCAAGAATTGGCTAATCAAATAAATATTCCAGTTCGCGATTTATCTATTTTAATTAATCATCATATCGATCAGCATTTTTTTGATTTTGTGAATGAATATCGCATTCAAAAAGCGATGCATATTTTAAAAGATCAAACCAAAAGTCAGCTTACGGTTCTAGAAATATTGTACGAAGTTGGTTTTAACTCCAAATCTTCTTTTAATACTTCATTTAAAAAATATACCAATTTAACTCCGACAGCGTACAGGAAAGGTTGA
- a CDS encoding DUF6095 family protein, whose product MATNKQLLGKGIKYLTGALPLMFLGPSLIYNAFQNQGNNWHYLVLGIGIATCLSSMVLIFLGLKIIMKGIFND is encoded by the coding sequence ATGGCAACAAACAAACAATTATTAGGAAAAGGAATTAAATATTTGACAGGTGCATTGCCTTTGATGTTTCTTGGGCCATCGTTGATTTACAATGCTTTTCAAAATCAAGGCAACAATTGGCATTATCTGGTTTTAGGAATTGGAATTGCGACCTGTTTGAGTTCTATGGTTTTGATCTTTTTGGGATTGAAAATCATAATGAAAGGGATTTTTAATGACTAA
- a CDS encoding pentapeptide repeat-containing protein: MEGIIHIQKTFEKIVYIDKKINNREFEDCVFKNCDFSNSNFNSNTFLDCEFIDCNLSMTSLAGTSLKNVTFKNCKLLGIAFNECDDFLFQVYFDECVLDYALFSNKKMPKTKFINSSVREVTFIGTNLTSSVFDNCNLDGAIFNETQLASVNFKTAYNYKIDPEFNPMKKAQFSTEGIVGLLDKYDIKIV, translated from the coding sequence ATGGAAGGCATAATTCACATTCAGAAAACATTTGAGAAAATTGTTTATATCGATAAAAAAATAAACAATCGTGAGTTTGAAGATTGTGTCTTTAAAAACTGTGACTTTTCTAACAGTAATTTCAATTCTAACACTTTCCTCGACTGCGAATTTATTGATTGTAATCTCTCAATGACTAGCTTGGCTGGAACAAGTTTAAAAAACGTCACTTTTAAAAACTGCAAACTTTTAGGAATTGCATTTAACGAATGCGATGATTTTTTATTTCAAGTTTATTTTGATGAATGCGTTTTGGATTACGCGCTATTTTCTAATAAAAAAATGCCGAAAACCAAATTCATTAATTCTTCTGTTCGTGAAGTTACTTTCATCGGAACTAATTTAACAAGCTCTGTTTTTGACAACTGCAACCTTGACGGTGCAATATTCAACGAAACACAATTAGCATCGGTCAATTTTAAAACGGCATACAATTACAAAATTGATCCTGAATTTAATCCGATGAAAAAAGCACAATTTTCTACCGAAGGAATTGTCGGGTTATTAGATAAATACGATATTAAAATTGTGTAG
- a CDS encoding DNA alkylation repair protein — translation MNEVKRKGARSIKDIPVLVLEQLNKGEIETANLIEWLAVNQTKLLENVLRESNRMEYLEPILMDIRNLKKQTVNTINETIGTGILTESILNNDSDIISTISNHKSDLVRCWSAYTIGKKSELNIEEVLEQIQFLAADKHFGVREISWLAIRSNILNNLEKSLEILSEWTSSKDENIRRFATEATRPRGVWCEHIEELKKRPELALKILDSLKSDSSKYVQNSVGNWLNDASKTRPDFVKNLCERWKRESPVKETLYIIKKALRTIEK, via the coding sequence ATGAATGAAGTAAAACGTAAAGGAGCAAGATCGATAAAAGATATTCCTGTTTTAGTTTTAGAACAGCTTAATAAAGGTGAAATTGAAACTGCTAATCTTATAGAATGGCTAGCAGTAAATCAAACTAAGCTTTTAGAAAATGTTTTGAGAGAGTCTAATCGGATGGAATATCTGGAACCTATTTTAATGGATATTAGAAATTTGAAAAAGCAAACTGTCAATACCATAAATGAAACAATTGGCACAGGAATATTGACAGAATCAATTCTTAATAATGATTCTGATATAATTTCAACTATTTCAAACCATAAATCTGATTTGGTGCGATGTTGGTCTGCTTATACAATTGGAAAAAAATCTGAATTAAACATAGAAGAAGTGTTAGAACAAATTCAGTTTTTGGCGGCAGACAAACATTTTGGTGTAAGGGAAATTTCTTGGTTGGCAATTCGTTCCAATATTCTGAATAATTTAGAAAAAAGCCTTGAAATCTTATCTGAATGGACTTCTAGTAAAGACGAAAATATTCGACGCTTTGCAACCGAAGCAACAAGACCAAGAGGAGTTTGGTGCGAACATATTGAAGAACTTAAGAAAAGACCAGAATTAGCTTTGAAAATTTTAGATTCCCTAAAATCTGATTCTTCAAAATATGTGCAGAATAGTGTTGGAAACTGGTTGAATGATGCCAGTAAAACAAGACCAGATTTTGTAAAGAATTTATGTGAAAGATGGAAACGCGAAAGCCCTGTAAAAGAAACGCTGTACATTATAAAAAAAGCGCTCCGAACAATAGAAAAATAA
- a CDS encoding winged helix-turn-helix transcriptional regulator encodes MQTKEQSTENKICPLEIAVNTISGKWKIPIVWQINDGKKRPSEFLRGIAKVDRRVLNQQLNEMVEDGILVKQSFNELPPRVEYSLTETGKQLVEILWKLNDWGKILIRENKIELQS; translated from the coding sequence ATGCAAACAAAGGAACAAAGCACAGAAAATAAAATTTGTCCATTAGAAATTGCTGTAAATACCATCAGCGGAAAATGGAAAATCCCAATTGTATGGCAGATTAATGATGGCAAAAAAAGACCTAGTGAATTTTTACGTGGCATTGCAAAAGTAGATCGGCGTGTTTTAAATCAGCAATTGAATGAAATGGTCGAAGACGGGATATTGGTAAAACAATCTTTTAATGAACTTCCTCCCCGAGTTGAATATTCTTTGACCGAAACGGGAAAACAACTAGTAGAAATTCTCTGGAAATTAAATGATTGGGGGAAAATACTTATTCGGGAAAACAAAATTGAACTTCAATCTTAA
- a CDS encoding DUF1572 family protein: protein MKADESYLESVKKQFLYYKILGEKAIDQLEPTQLFVSFNDDTNSIATIVKHISGNMLSRWTDFLTSDGEKEWRNRDAEFENDLQSKEEVLELWNKGWNCLENALQSLKPEQLSDIIYIRNEGHTVIEAINRQLAHYPYHVGQIVFYAKQLKNSSWNSLSIPKNKSGNYNAEKFAKEKEIKNFTDEELKRLK, encoded by the coding sequence ATGAAAGCTGATGAATCTTATTTAGAAAGCGTTAAAAAACAATTTTTATATTATAAAATACTTGGCGAAAAAGCAATCGATCAACTCGAACCAACACAGCTTTTTGTTTCGTTTAATGACGACACCAATAGCATTGCTACTATTGTAAAACATATTTCAGGAAATATGCTTTCACGCTGGACAGATTTTCTAACTTCTGACGGAGAAAAAGAATGGCGAAACCGTGATGCCGAATTTGAAAATGATTTACAATCGAAAGAAGAAGTTCTTGAACTTTGGAATAAAGGCTGGAATTGTTTAGAAAATGCTTTACAAAGTTTAAAACCAGAACAACTTTCAGACATTATTTACATCCGAAATGAGGGTCATACAGTTATAGAAGCCATAAATCGTCAATTGGCACATTATCCTTATCATGTTGGACAGATTGTTTTTTATGCCAAACAATTGAAAAACAGTTCATGGAATAGTTTGTCGATTCCGAAAAATAAATCAGGAAATTATAACGCTGAAAAGTTTGCCAAGGAAAAAGAAATCAAGAACTTTACAGACGAAGAATTAAAAAGATTGAAATGA
- a CDS encoding DNA topoisomerase IV has product MKKIIFLFPFLALVSCYNAEHNCKDFKTGKFKFETEVNGEKKTTFFERKDDIEIETFEGKTDTATIRWVSDCEYVLQKKHPKNMAEEKAISMKILTTSKDSYTFEFGLVGSEEKQRGTVYKVD; this is encoded by the coding sequence ATGAAAAAAATTATATTCTTATTTCCTTTTCTTGCTTTAGTATCTTGCTATAATGCAGAGCATAATTGCAAAGATTTTAAAACTGGAAAATTCAAATTTGAAACGGAAGTCAATGGCGAAAAAAAAACTACTTTTTTTGAACGTAAAGACGACATCGAAATTGAAACTTTTGAAGGAAAAACTGATACCGCAACCATTCGTTGGGTAAGCGATTGCGAATATGTTCTCCAGAAAAAACATCCAAAAAATATGGCTGAGGAAAAAGCAATCAGCATGAAAATTTTAACGACTTCTAAAGATTCTTATACTTTTGAATTTGGCTTGGTTGGTTCTGAAGAAAAACAGCGAGGCACCGTTTACAAAGTTGATTAA